The Candidatus Methylomirabilis sp. genome contains a region encoding:
- a CDS encoding PHP domain-containing protein, giving the protein MTAAEADLHLHSYYSDGSDPPAEVVRRAKGAGLAAVALTDHDTVEGLPEFLAAAAAAGLTAIPGVELSVDEEDWEIHLLGYLIRWEEPALRAALRRFAAERRVRAAAILSRLQAMGVRIPMEAVEAAAGPGTLGRPHVAAALLEARVVRSLQEAFDRYLARGKPAYVPRTGFTAAQAIALVREAGGVPVLAHPVRSSLLDEVPRLVRAGLQGLEAYHTGHDAAATLAVCRVAEANGLLVTGGSDCHGGIRREVLLGRVRLPWEHVVRLYAAAGQPPPAPV; this is encoded by the coding sequence GTGACCGCCGCCGAAGCCGATCTGCATCTCCACTCGTATTACTCCGATGGATCCGATCCCCCCGCGGAGGTGGTCCGGCGCGCAAAGGGCGCCGGGCTCGCGGCCGTCGCCCTCACGGACCACGACACCGTGGAGGGGCTCCCCGAGTTCCTGGCCGCCGCGGCGGCCGCGGGGCTCACCGCCATCCCGGGCGTGGAGCTCTCGGTGGACGAGGAGGACTGGGAGATCCACCTGCTGGGCTACCTGATCCGGTGGGAGGAGCCGGCGCTGCGCGCGGCCCTCCGGCGCTTCGCCGCCGAGCGCCGCGTCCGGGCGGCCGCGATCCTCTCGCGGCTCCAGGCGATGGGCGTACGGATCCCGATGGAGGCGGTGGAGGCGGCGGCGGGACCGGGGACGCTCGGGCGGCCGCATGTGGCCGCAGCACTGTTGGAGGCGAGGGTCGTGAGGAGTCTGCAGGAAGCCTTCGACCGCTACCTGGCGCGGGGGAAGCCGGCCTACGTTCCCCGGACCGGGTTCACCGCGGCCCAGGCGATCGCCCTGGTTCGGGAGGCCGGAGGGGTCCCCGTCCTGGCCCACCCGGTTCGCTCGAGCCTCCTGGACGAGGTTCCGCGGCTCGTGCGAGCGGGTCTCCAGGGCCTGGAGGCCTACCACACCGGCCACGACGCCGCGGCCACCCTCGCCGTCTGCCGGGTGGCCGAGGCGAACGGCCTGCTCGTGACGGGCGGCTCCGACTGCCACGGGGGTATCAGACGAGAGGTACTCCTCGGGAGGGT
- the ugpC gene encoding sn-glycerol-3-phosphate ABC transporter ATP-binding protein UgpC — MATVYLESLGKRFDEVVAVENVNLEIQDQEFVVLVGPSGCGKSTTLRMIAGLEEITAGKIFIGGRLVNDVPPKDRDIAMVFQNYALYPHMSVYDNMAFGLKLRKFPRQEIDQRVREAAEILGIQELLQRKPKALSGGQRQRVAVGRAIVRKPQVFLFDEPLSNLDAKLRVQMRVELKKLHQRLHATIVYVTHDQVEAMTMGDRIVVMRDGRIHQVGPPLQVYEQPVNRFVAGFIGSPAMNFIPVTVQAADARLTLVANGFRVPAPAARAAALQPYAGRKLTFGIRPEDIVAAGATDGRPTFEAVVEVVEPLGAEILLNMRAGTDALTARVEPSLAVRAQDRIRLALAEDKMHFFDPESEQVIR, encoded by the coding sequence CGAGAATGTGAACCTGGAGATCCAGGACCAGGAGTTCGTGGTCCTGGTCGGACCGTCGGGGTGCGGGAAGTCCACCACCCTCCGGATGATTGCCGGCCTCGAGGAGATCACCGCGGGAAAGATCTTCATTGGCGGCCGGCTGGTCAACGATGTCCCGCCCAAGGATCGGGACATCGCCATGGTCTTCCAGAACTACGCCCTCTACCCCCACATGTCCGTGTACGACAATATGGCCTTCGGGCTGAAGCTCCGGAAGTTCCCCCGGCAGGAGATCGACCAGCGCGTCCGGGAGGCGGCGGAGATCCTGGGAATCCAGGAGCTCCTCCAACGCAAGCCCAAGGCCCTCTCGGGCGGCCAGCGGCAACGGGTCGCGGTGGGGCGGGCGATCGTCCGCAAGCCGCAGGTCTTCCTCTTCGACGAGCCGCTCTCGAACCTGGACGCGAAGCTGCGGGTCCAGATGCGGGTCGAGCTGAAGAAGCTCCACCAGCGGTTGCACGCCACCATCGTCTACGTGACGCACGACCAGGTTGAGGCGATGACCATGGGGGACCGGATCGTGGTCATGCGGGACGGCCGGATCCACCAGGTCGGCCCCCCCCTCCAGGTGTACGAGCAGCCCGTGAACCGCTTCGTGGCCGGCTTCATCGGCTCCCCCGCCATGAACTTCATCCCCGTCACGGTCCAGGCGGCCGACGCCCGCCTCACCCTCGTCGCCAACGGCTTCCGTGTGCCCGCGCCGGCTGCGCGGGCCGCGGCGCTGCAGCCCTACGCGGGGAGGAAGCTCACCTTCGGCATCCGGCCCGAGGACATCGTCGCCGCGGGTGCCACCGACGGCCGCCCCACGTTCGAGGCCGTCGTGGAGGTGGTGGAGCCGCTCGGGGCCGAAATCCTCCTGAACATGCGGGCCGGCACCGACGCGCTCACCGCGCGCGTGGAGCCGAGCCTCGCGGTCCGGGCGCAGGACCGCATCCGCCTCGCCCTGGCCGAAGACAAGATGCACTTCTTCGACCCCGAGAGCGAGCAGGTGATTCGCTGA